From a region of the Nyctibius grandis isolate bNycGra1 chromosome 12, bNycGra1.pri, whole genome shotgun sequence genome:
- the GSE1 gene encoding genetic suppressor element 1 isoform X2 — protein MEERSPRWTARPAGMSHEPKSPSLGMLSTATRTTATVSPLTPSPLNGSIVPNGSPAASSTLSVQAAPSSSFAAALRKLAKQAEEPRGSSISSESSPVSSPATNHSSPASTPKRGPMGPIIVPPAGHSVPSTPPVVTIAPTKTVNGVWRSEGRQQEAGSRGSSSSGGRERLISEPPLVQEKAGGPVVPSHLLGTPYSFGLPPSSVVQDSRFPPLNLQRPVHHVVPPSAVTEDYLRSFRPYHTAEDLRVSSLPPLGLDPAAAYYHPSYLTHHPFPHPAFRMDDSYCLSALRSPFYPLPAPGSLPPLHPSAMHLHLSGVRYPPELSHSSLSALQSERISSLAAERLQMDEELRQREREREREREKEREREADREREKEREREREREKELEREREKERERELERQRERAREKELSMVKAMEGPFLPVAELHGLRGHPAEERGKLAEPLAPSRPEKLKDSVLPTPKPIQHPLHQPPASHHAVPSLIPNHAVFPLPGSTAATALLIHRTNEEEKWLARQRRLRQEKEDRQSQVSEFRQQVLEQHLDMGRAPSQPEPEHRPEHPRSGSSRHEPSGREPGQHFSGPPPLISPKPQHHPVTTSLWNPVSLMDTPPEPPRRLPEPHTLHGHPAPFEPSRQGIPLVKVERVFCPEKLEEGARKRDALEKYPPGREPGAPEHGGFPHAPFLAELEKSTQSILSQQRPPATPFAEATKPSSPYRPPPPRAQDPMYIYDEFVQQHRRLVSKLDLEERRRREAREKGYYYDLDDSCDDSDEEEVRAHLRCVAEQPPLKLDTSSEKLEFLQLFGLTTQQQKEELLSQKRRKRRRMLRERSPSPPTVQNKRRTPSPRLPLSTRYSPDEMNNSPNFEEKKRFLTIFNLTHISAEKRKVSHAADKEKLVEMLQAMKQKTTPGAVVVKSSPRDSPSGPAAELPVPPLLLDPDKPVGIAVSVPEVQKMAEPGRLDQLRPQELPRAKEPAAVLAEKPRLSDGHPGKKALSILSYVRGPLPKDIPVPLSHSMNGKSKPWEPFIAEEFAHQFHESVLQSTQKALQKHKGGTAEQNHKLDASIHYNIPELQASSRLGGPPHNGTAEGPLPHRPLPPLPHDSASEEEEEEEEEEEEEEEEEYPRPKWQGIEAIFEAYQEHIEEQNLERQVLQSQCRRLEAQHYSLSLTAEQLSHSMAELRTQKQKMVSERERLQAELDHLRKCLALPAMQWSRGYFKGYPR, from the exons GCATGAGCCATGAGCCGAAGTCGCCGTCCCTAGGAATGCTGTCCACCGCCACCCGCACCACGGCCACCGTCAGCCCCCTCACCCCCTCGCCCCTCAACGGCTCCATCGTCCCCAATGGCAGCCCGGCAGCCAGCAGCACTTTGTCCGTCCAGGCAGCACCTTCCTCCAGCTTCGCCGCCGCTCTCCGCAAGCTCGCCAAGCAAGCCGAGGAGCCCAGAG ggtCCTCGATAAGCAGCGAGTCGTCCCCGGTCTCCTCACCGGCCACCAACCACAGCTCCCCTGCCAGCACGCCCAAGCGCGGCCCCATGGGCCCCATCATCGTGCCCCCGGCGGGGCACAGCGTGCCCAGCACGCCGCCCGTTGTCACCATCGCCCCCACGAAGACGGTCAACGGGGTCTGGAGGAGCGAGGGCAGACAG CAAGAAGCAGGGTCacgaggcagcagcagcagcggcggccgCGAGCGCCTCATCTCGGAGCCCCCCCTCGTGCAGGAGAAAGCGGGGGGCCCCGTGGTGCCCTCCCACCTCCTGGGGACCCCCTACTCCTTCGGGCTGCCCCCCAGCTCCGTGGTCCAGGACTCCCGCTTCCCGCCTCTCAA cctgcagcggCCGGTCCACCACGTGGTCCCTCCGAGCGCCGTCACCGAGGATTACCTGCGTAGCTTCCGTCCCTACCACACGGCCGAGGACCTCCGCGTGtcctccctgccacccctcGGCCTCGACCCCGCCGCCGCTTACTACCACCCCAGCTACCTGACGCATCACCCCTTCCCGCACCCCGCCTTCAG GATGGACGACTCGTACTGCCTGTCGGCGCTGCGGTCCCCCTTCTACCCGCTGCCGGCACCGGGCTCGCTGCCCCCGCTGCACCCCTCGGCCATGCACCTGCACCTCTCGGGGGTCCGGTACCCCCCCGAGCTCTCGCACTCCTCCCTCTCCGCCCTGCAGTCCGAGCGCATCTCCAGCCTCGCCGCCGAGAG GTTGCAAATGGACGAGGAGCTGCGGCAGCGGGAACGGGAGCGTGAACGGGAGCGGGAGAAGGAGCGTGAGCGAGAAGCCGACCGGGAGCGGGAGAAGGAACGGGAACGGGAGCGGGAACGGGAGAAAGAGCTGGAGCGGGAGCGGGAGAAGGAGCGTGAACGGGAGCTGGAGAGGCAGCGGGAGCGTGCCCGGGAGAAGGAGCTGAGCATGGTGAAAGCCATGGAGGGGCCCTTCCTCCCCGTGGCCGAGCTGCACGGGCTGCGGGGGCACCCGGCCGAGGAGCGGGGCAAGCTGGCGGAGCCGCTGGCGCCCAGCAGACCAG AGAAACTCAAGGACTCGGTGCTGCCGACGCCGAAGCCCATCCAGCACCCGCTGCACCAGCCGCCGGCCTCCCACCACGCCGTGCCCAGCCTCATCCCCAACCACGCCGTGTTCCCGCTGCCCGGCAGCACCGCGGCCACGGCGCTGCTCATCCACCGCACCAACGAGGAGGAGAAGTGGCTGGCCCGGCAGCGCCGCCTGCGCCAGGAGAAGGAGGACCGGCAATCCCAAGTCTCCGAATTTCGGCAACAAGTGCTGGAGCAGCACCTCGACATGGGGCGCGCCCCGAGCCAGCCCGAGCCCGAGCATCGCCCCGAGCACCCCAG gtcGGGATCGAGCCGCCACGAGCCGAGCGGCCGGGAGCCGGGGCAGCACTTCAGCGGGCCCCCACCACTCATCTCCCCCAAGCCCCAGCACCACCCCGTCACCACGTCCCTCTGGAACCCCGTCTCGCTGATGGAcaccccccccgagcccccccggCGCCTCCCCGAGCCCCACACCCTCCACGGCCACCCAGCCCCCTTTGAGCCCAGCCGGCAGGGCATCCCGCTGGTGAAGGTGGAGAGGGTCTTCTGCCCCGAGAAGCTGGAGGAGGGGGCGAGGAAGAGGGACGCTCTGGAGAAATACCCCCCAGGCCGGGAGCCCGGCGCCCCGGAGCACGGGGGCTTCCCCCACGCGCCCTTCCTCGCCGAGCTGGAGAAGTCCACGCAGAGCATCCTGAGCCAGCAAAGACCCCCGGCCACCCCCTTCGCCGAGGCCACCAAGCCCAGCTCACCGTaccggccccccccgccccgtgcccAGGACCCCATGTACATCTACGACGAGTTCGTGCAGCAGCACCGCAGGCTGGTCAGCAAGCTGGACCTGGAGGAGCGCCGGCGCCGGGAGGCACGCGAGAAAG gttACTACTACGACCTGGACGACTCCTGTGACGACAGCGACGAGGAGGAGGTGCGGGCCCATCTCCGCTGCGTGGCCGAGCAGCCCCCCCTGAAGCTGGACACGTCCTCCGAG AAGCTGGAGTTCCTGCAGCTCTTCGGCCTCACCAcgcagcagcagaaggaggaaTTGCTGAGCCAGAAGCGACGCAAGCGCCGGCGGATGCTGCGGGAGAGGAGCCCCTCGCCGCCGACGGTGCAGAACAAGCGCCGCACGCCCTCCCCGCGCCTCCCCCTCTCCACCCGCTACAGCCCCGACGAGATGAACAACAGCCCCAACTTCGAGGAGAAGAAGCGCTTCCTCACCATCTTCAACCTCACGCACATCAGCGCCGAGAAGAGGAAAG TGTCCCATGCCGCAGACAAGGAGAAGCTGGTGGAGATGCTGCAGGCCATGAAGCAGAAGACCACGCCGGGCGCCGTGGTGGTGAAGAGCTCCCCGCGGGACAGCCCCAGCGGCCCTGCTGCCG AGCTGCCggtgccgccgctgctgctggaCCCCGATAAACCCGTGGGCATCGCTGTCTCCGTGCCGGAGGTGCAGAAGATGGCAGAGCCCGGCAGGTTAGACCAGCTGAGACCCCAGGAGCTGCCGAGGGCTAAGGAACCAGCCGCCGTGCTGGCGGAGAAGCCCCGGCTGAGCGACGGGCACCCCGGGAAGAAGGCGCTGAGCATCCTCAGCTACGTCAGGGGTCCCCTGCCCAAGGACATCCCAGTGCCGCTGTCCCACAGCATGAACGGCAAGAGCAAGCCCTGGGAGCCCTTCATCGCCGAGGAGTTCGCCCACCAGTTCCACGAGTCGGTGCTGCAGTCCACGCAGAAGGCGCTGCAGAAGCACAAAG GGGGGACGGCGGAGCAGAACCACAAGCTCGACGCCTCCATCCACTACAACATCCCCGAGCTGCAGGCGTCCAGCCGCCTGGGCGGGCCCCCCCACAACGGCACGGCCGAGGGGCCGCTGCCCCACCGCCCgctgcctcccctgccccacGACTCGGcctctgaggaagaggaggaggaggaggaagaggaggaggaagaagaggaggaggagtacCCCAGGCCCAAGTGGCAAGGGATCGAGGCAATTTTTGAAGCTTACCAGGAACATATAGAAG AGCAGAACCTGGAGCGCCAAGTGCTGCAGAGCCAGTGCCGGCGGCTGGAGGCCCAGCACTACAGCCTGAGCCTCACGGCCGAGCAGCTGTCGCACAGCATGGCG GAACTGAGGACCCAGAAGCAGAAGATGGTGTCGGAGCGCGAGCGCCTGCAAGCCGAGCTGGATCACCTGCGGAAGTGCCTTGCCTTGCCTGCAATGCAGTGGTCTAGGGGTTATTTCAAGGGGTATCCCAGGTGA
- the GINS2 gene encoding DNA replication complex GINS protein PSF2 translates to MEPAEAEFLAEKELVTIVPNFSLDRIHLIGGDLGPFNPGLPVEVPVWLAINLKQRQKCRLIPPEWMDVEKLEEIRDQERKEDTFTPMPSPYYMELTKLLLNYASDNIPKADEIRTLVKDTWDTRLAKLRLSADSFVRQQEAHAKLDNLTLMEINTTGTFLTQALDHMYKLRTNLQPGESAHSQDF, encoded by the exons ATGGAGCCGGCCGAGGCGGAGTTCCTGGCCGAGAAGGAGCTGGTGACGATCGTGCCCAACTTCAGCCTCGACCGGATCCACCTCATCGGG GGAGATCTGGGTCCGTTCAATCCTGGCTTGCCAGTGGAAGTGCCTGTCTGGCTGGCCATTAATCTgaagcagaggcagaagtgTCGGCTGATTCCTCCGGAATGGATGGACGTTG aaaaactgGAGGAAATCCGAGACCAGGAACGTAAAGAGGACACCTTCACTCCGATGCCCAGTCCCTATTACATGGAACTCACAAAGCTGCTGTTAAACTA TGCCTCAGACAACATCCCCAAAGCCGACGAGATCCGGACGCTGGTGAAGGACACGTGGGACACGCGGCTCGCCAAGCTGCGGCTGTCTGCGGACAGCTTCGTCAGGCAGCAGGAGGCTCACGCCAAG CTGGATAACTTAACCTTGATGGAGATCAACACGACCGGGACTTTCCTTACTCAAGCCTTAGATCACATGTACAAGCTCCGGACTAACCTTCAGCCTGGCGAGAGTGCCCACTCCCAGGATTTCTGA